The DNA region GGTGACGCGCGGGCGGCTGATCGGCCGCCTGCTCGCGTATGCATGCGGGATCGGCTACGTGACGAGCGTCGTGAAGCTCGCCCGCGGCGAGTTTGCGCATGCAATGCCGAAGGTCGGGAAGTCGCGTGCGTACGCCGCGTGGGAAGTCGCGTCGATGCTGGCCGGCAACGGTGTGCTGTTCGGCGCGCTCGCATGGGCTGGGCATCCGCTGCTGTACGTTACGTTGTGGATCGTGCCGTCCGTCACGCTGCTGCCGCTCGCCGGGCAGGTGCGCGCGATCTTCGAGCATGCGGGGCTGCCGGCCTGTGCCGACCAGAGCCGCAACGCGCGCACGATCGTCCGGCGTTCGTGGCAGACGTTCCTGTTCGGCCCGCACGCGATTCATTTTCATATCGAACATCACCTGTTCGCGCGGATGCCGTTCCATCACCTGCCTGTCGTGCATCGGCAGCTTGCGCAGCGGCAGTTGCTGCCCGACGGCAATCTGTACACGGGATATGGTGACGTACTGCGCAACGTGAGCGTGCGCTGATGCACGGGCGGGGCACGGTGCGTGCCCTGTCCGGTCGCGGAGTCGGGAGGGTGCGGCTGAGTGTGTTGCAGACATCACCGGGATGCCGCGGCGATACGGATGCGACAGACGCAAAAAAGCCTCCACTTGGGAGGCTTTAATTTGCACTATCAAAGATAGTTGGTAGGGTGGGAGGGACTCGAACCCTCGACTCTCTGATTAAAAGTCAGATACTCTAACCAACTGAGTTACCACCCCACGTTCTTGAAACTTGCCAGCCCGTTGCGCTAACAACTCGCCCAACGACCTAAAGAGCAAAAAATTATAGCGGCGAATTTCAGGTCAGTCAACAACCTGGCACGCTAATTTATTTGATGCTCTCGATCTTGCCCTGCGCGGTCTGCGCAGCGTTCGATCCGGCGTACTGCGACACGACCTGCTCGAACGTCTTCTTCGCGGCCGCCTTCTGGCCTTGCTCGAGCTGGTTCGTACCGATTGCGACGAGCGCGTCGGCCGCGCGCGGATGCTGCGGATACTTGCTCACGACCGTTTGCCACGTCGCGGTCGAGCCGCGATAGTCGCGCAGCGCGTATTGCGCATTGCCGAGCCAGTACTGCGCGGTCGGCTGGTACGGGCTCTGCGGATACTTCGCGATGAAGCTGCGGAACGATGCCGCGGCCGCCTTGAAGTTGCCGTTGCGGAACTGCTGCTGCGCCGCATTGAGCGCATCCGTTTCACCCGGCTGCACGGTGCCTTCGACACCATCGATCGTCGCCTGCTGCGGCTCGAACTTCTTGAGTCGCGTGTCGAGATCCTGGTAGTACTCCTTCTGCTGCCGTTCGAGCGTCGTCAGCCGGTTCGTCAGGTCCTCATTCTCGCCGCGCAGCGTCGCGACCTGCTGGTTCAGCTGGTCGAGACGGCCGGATTGGTCGAGGATCGTACGCTGGGCGGCGGACAACTGGCTCGCCAGGTTGTCGGTTTTGCTGCGCAGATCGAGCACGGCGCGGCGCGCCTCGTTGTCGTCGAACACGCCGGCGTGCGCCGGCGCGGCCGACCACGCCGCGCCGACGACGCAGAATGCTGCGGCAACGCGCAGCCAGGTT from Burkholderia ambifaria AMMD includes:
- a CDS encoding fatty acid desaturase family protein translates to MTDTRVHQAGPNAGLARFVPDPALFRVSASRVGAALAGDWLMIAAAFAVAIAFAHPLVYALAAIVIARSQLALAVMMHEGAHGLLARNRRVNDALGQLFAAGPLWLSLRTYRAGHLKHHRAPMEPDDPVALLFGVHDYPVTRGRLIGRLLAYACGIGYVTSVVKLARGEFAHAMPKVGKSRAYAAWEVASMLAGNGVLFGALAWAGHPLLYVTLWIVPSVTLLPLAGQVRAIFEHAGLPACADQSRNARTIVRRSWQTFLFGPHAIHFHIEHHLFARMPFHHLPVVHRQLAQRQLLPDGNLYTGYGDVLRNVSVR
- the ybgF gene encoding tol-pal system protein YbgF, whose amino-acid sequence is MTHCVTWLRVAAAFCVVGAAWSAAPAHAGVFDDNEARRAVLDLRSKTDNLASQLSAAQRTILDQSGRLDQLNQQVATLRGENEDLTNRLTTLERQQKEYYQDLDTRLKKFEPQQATIDGVEGTVQPGETDALNAAQQQFRNGNFKAAAASFRSFIAKYPQSPYQPTAQYWLGNAQYALRDYRGSTATWQTVVSKYPQHPRAADALVAIGTNQLEQGQKAAAKKTFEQVVSQYAGSNAAQTAQGKIESIK